The sequence CACGTCCGCCGCGTAGAGCAGCCCGGCGCGGTCATCCAGCGCCAGCCCCTCCGTCACGCCCGCGCCGAAGCCGAGGTGGCGCACCACCTCCTGCCGGTCCAGGTTCAGCACCGCGACGCCGCTGTTGGCGCTCACCTCCATGCGCTGGGCGTTGGGGCCCACGTTCGGCCCCAGGCTCGACATGAAGAGGCGGTTCAGGCGGTCGCTCACGACCATTCCCCGGGGCGCCTTGCCGCCCATCACCTGCGCGGAGAAGGCCTCCGTGGGCCCGCCGATGATGGGGACGCCCGGGCCCGGAACCACCGGCGCCAGCTCCCGGCCGTCCGTGTTGTCGAGCAGCACCACCTGACCGGTCTGGAGGCTGCCCACCATGAGCAGCTGGTTCCGCAGCACCAGCTCGCGCGGGTTCGGATCCACGTCATGGGCCCACCTCTCGCGGCCATCTTCCAGCGAGAGCGCGTGCACCTTGTCGTGGACGTGCTCGGCGACGAAGGCCACGCCCTGCGCGGCATCCACCGCCAGGCCCCACACGCCCACGGGCGTGGGGACGACGCGGGCCTTCCGCTCCGGCACGTCCAGCGCGTACAGCCAGAGCGCCGGGGCGTACTGGTGGGCCACGCCCAGCCAGGGGCGCCCGCTGGCGTCCTTCCACGTCGCGAGCGCGGACGGCCCGTCCCCCACCGCCAGCGGCTCCACGCGCCCGGACTCCACGTCCAGCGCGAACACCGTGTCCGTGGGCGGTGACGCGACGAAGAGCGTGCGCCCGTCCGGGGACAGCGCCATCGCCATCAGGTCCGGGAAGGCCGCGTCGTTGACCAGCGTGAGCCGCGCGCTGCCCGTGGGCTTGAGGTCGGTGCCCGCGGCCAGCGACAGCTGCACGTCCGTCTGGAACGTGCCCTCGGGGAGCCTGAGGTCCGCGGGGAGCCTCGCGTAGGCGTGGCGCGCGTCCGCCACCGTGAGCGGCACCTCGCGGGACAGGGGCGCGCCCAGCACCAGCCGCAGGCCCGGCACCAGGTTCTCGCCGTAGAGCGAGAGCGGCTGCGAGGTCTGGTTGCTGGTCAGCTTCGGCCCCACCGCCTGGAGGATGGGGCGCGGCGGCGCGGGTTGGGGGGGCTCTGGGGCCTCCCGGGGCAGCACGACGATGGCCAGGAGGCCCAGGATGGCCACGCCCGCGAGCCCCACCGCGATCCACTCCAGCTTGCGAATGTCACCCTTCACGCGTGTGCGAGCCTCCCGCGCGCGAGCATCCTCCATCCGCCCACCGTGTCACGATGACTTCGCACCACGTCTGCTCGCATGCTGGGGAGGCACCGTGTAGAGGGAATTCCACGCGACCTTTCCAGCCTACCGGCACGAAGCGGGACGGTTCGTGGAGAGTCCGCCCCAGGTGAGGTGGACTGCCCCCCACACCTGATCTGCACAGGTCATGCGATGGGGCTGGAGTGTGCGTTGACAGGTCGGGGCTCGCATCGCTTAACCTGTTGATGATGCGACGTTTCCTCCTCTTCTGTGCCGTCGCCAGCGTGCTCGGCTTCGGTCCCCTCTCCCCCTCGAACGATGCC comes from Corallococcus macrosporus and encodes:
- a CDS encoding MtsA protein translates to MEDARAREARTRVKGDIRKLEWIAVGLAGVAILGLLAIVVLPREAPEPPQPAPPRPILQAVGPKLTSNQTSQPLSLYGENLVPGLRLVLGAPLSREVPLTVADARHAYARLPADLRLPEGTFQTDVQLSLAAGTDLKPTGSARLTLVNDAAFPDLMAMALSPDGRTLFVASPPTDTVFALDVESGRVEPLAVGDGPSALATWKDASGRPWLGVAHQYAPALWLYALDVPERKARVVPTPVGVWGLAVDAAQGVAFVAEHVHDKVHALSLEDGRERWAHDVDPNPRELVLRNQLLMVGSLQTGQVVLLDNTDGRELAPVVPGPGVPIIGGPTEAFSAQVMGGKAPRGMVVSDRLNRLFMSSLGPNVGPNAQRMEVSANSGVAVLNLDRQEVVRHLGFGAGVTEGLALDDRAGLLYAADVGLGQVRVVDANALAASDAAARKAVLQTLPVPPPDGTPFIRPVEDLGTKGRAGLELHSGPRSLALSPDARTLYVLNRFTGTVAVVDVSEARQGRARVVRQWPVVDVRPREQRRLGQVLYFTDVGRTGMSCDACHIEGHTGGVFFEKTRPMRIYRSTTALGSRDTPPYFTPASTRSLAETAETVGGRNRYHNPDPLPSEVEALALYTSLLSTPPNPYRGADGAPLETVTMPDGKTGHPAKGRALFEGKARCMACHPAPLFTLDQDPATRGQYQDVGTPIALELRPELQQLVKGAAPPSLVGTWDVWPLLTSATLGYAVQGDRLVAAARFPLRMLLESSGPEHGNARALTPEEQNDLLAYLLTL